In the genome of Leptotrichia sp. HSP-536, the window TGAATACAAACAAAATAAATATGAAATTTGTCAGATATTTTATTACATAATCATATTTATCCAACAAAAAACTATAGATTATATACAGGATAAATATATATAATACACGTATATAAATATTCTTATTTAATTTCATAAATTATTCATCCTCACTTGGCAAATTATATTATAATTTTTTCAGAAAATACATTTAATATCTTCATTTTTAATAAAATTAAATTAAAAAACATATTTTATTTTTCAATAAATATAAATATTAACACCACGAGTATAACATATTTCAATATCAAATTCAAGAGAGTTTTAAAATTCTCATCTGTTTAAAAGTGAACTACTCCCGCTTTTAGAAGCGGGAGCTTCTTGGGAAGTATCTTCTTTTGTTAGCCAAATATATTTACCAAGCTCTTCGGGCAGTTCCTACCCTGTCTTTTTATTTCCTAATATTTCAATATCTCTTTTCCAATGTTTTTTATATTCAGTGCCGCATTGTAATCTCTATCAATCTCAATTCCACAGCACTCACATTTATAGCTTCTTTCTGATAATTTCAGCTCCTCTTTAACATTTCCACATTTACTGCAAGTTTTCGACGACGGAAACCACTTATCTATTTTTAAAAATTGCTTTCCTAAAAACATCAACTTATACTCAAGCATCCTCAAAAACATTCCCCATCCATTATCTCCTACACTTTTCCCAAAATTTAATGCCTGGCTCATCCCTTTCATATTCAAATCCTCGACAATCACAGCATTATGTTCTTTGGACAATTTTTAATATGCTCATGTAATTTTGATATCTTCGCTTTTTACTTATACCAATTTTTAGAAAATTTTACTTTCCTTGATAATGATTTCTGTAATTTCTTTAATTTTTCTTCTAGCATCCTAAAATATTTTGGATAATCAGCCCTTTGGTTTTCAGAACTGACAAATAATTCAGACATTGAAAAATCAAAGCCAATTACCTTATCATTACTTGGCATTTTTTGAATTTCTTTTTCAAATTCCGTCAAGACAGAAACATAATAATTTCCATTACTGTTTGTCAATGTTTTTGTCGTATAACTTTTAACACTATTCTTTTTAGATTTGAACTTTGGAAACTTCGCTCTCTTCTGAAAAAATTCGTAAACGATCGTTTTACATTTAGCTGAGTATTTGAAAGTGCCGGACTGTCCACTTCTTTCAAAAATTGGTTTTCACTCTTCAAACTGGCAGGTGTAATTATTTTATTTTTTCCAGTTTCTTCATAAATTTTATTCGCAGTGTAGAAAATTGTATTGTAGACAAAACGAACACATCCGAAAGTCTTGTTTATCAATAATTCTTGCTCCTTATTTGGATAAATTCTGTATTTGAATGCTAAATTATATTTCATAAAATTACCTCCTTTTGATTTTGAATATATTTTTTAATTATCTCTGACGTGCTCCAACACTTACAACTAAGTAACTTCTACTCCAAAAATATTCTTTCCACAATCTTCTCCTTATTTCAGGAAATTCTTTTTTTATCAGTCTGCTGGAAGCACTTTTGTAAGTATTTACAAACTTAGAAAGTTCAGTATTAGGCATAGCATTAATCAACATATGAATATGATCAGGATCATGTTCCCATTCTTTAAGAACAATGTTATACTTCGGACATATTTTTTCAAAAATCTCTTTCAATCTATTAGAAATTTCA includes:
- a CDS encoding RNA-guided endonuclease InsQ/TnpB family protein gives rise to the protein MSKEHNAVIVEDLNMKGMSQALNFGKSVGDNGWGMFLRMLEYKLMFLGKQFLKIDKWFPSSKTCSKCGNVKEELKLSERSYKCECCGIEIDRDYNAALNIKNIGKEILKY
- a CDS encoding transposase, which produces MTNSNGNYYVSVLTEFEKEIQKMPSNDKVIGFDFSMSELFVSSENQRADYPKYFRMLEEKLKKLQKSLSRKVKFSKNWYK
- a CDS encoding helix-turn-helix domain-containing protein, which translates into the protein MKYNLAFKYRIYPNKEQELLINKTFGCVRFVYNTIFYTANKIYEETGKNKIITPASLKSENQFLKEVDSPALSNTQLNVKRSFTNFFRRERSFQSSNLKRIVLKVIRQKH